From the Kitasatospora viridis genome, one window contains:
- a CDS encoding polysaccharide deacetylase family protein — protein sequence MTVDRRSILRTSAQLATLTATGGLLAGCGREAATAAGGPHPATAAPTRPAATGSPLSPNLFPHVTGSPAAPSPTQPPSPSPAAEQPPLAPGTPQEVVTGPRDRPQVALTFHGQGDPALALALLTAAEQHGAQLTVLAVGSWLDQQPQLARRILDGGHELGNHTQNHLDISSMSPDQAYAEITACADRLKALTGSIGRWFRPSEAQFATSQVKEQARRAGYEHLLSFDLDPRDYADPGADAVQRRILGAVKPGSIVALHMGHQGTVDALPAVLDGLRERGLTAVTASRLCAAT from the coding sequence ATGACAGTCGACCGACGCAGCATCCTGCGCACCTCCGCCCAGCTGGCCACCCTGACGGCGACCGGCGGTCTGCTGGCCGGCTGCGGCCGGGAGGCCGCCACCGCAGCCGGCGGGCCGCACCCCGCCACCGCCGCCCCGACCCGACCCGCGGCCACCGGCTCCCCGCTCTCCCCGAACCTGTTCCCGCACGTGACCGGGAGCCCGGCCGCCCCCTCCCCGACCCAGCCACCCAGCCCCTCCCCGGCCGCCGAGCAGCCACCGCTGGCCCCCGGCACCCCGCAGGAGGTGGTCACCGGACCGCGCGACCGTCCCCAGGTGGCGCTCACCTTCCACGGCCAGGGCGACCCCGCGCTCGCGCTCGCCCTGCTGACCGCCGCCGAGCAGCACGGCGCCCAGCTCACCGTGCTCGCCGTCGGCAGCTGGCTGGACCAGCAGCCGCAGCTGGCCCGGCGGATCCTGGACGGCGGCCACGAGCTGGGCAACCACACCCAGAACCACCTGGACATCTCCTCCATGTCCCCGGACCAGGCCTACGCCGAGATCACCGCCTGCGCCGACCGGCTGAAGGCGCTCACCGGCTCGATCGGCCGCTGGTTCCGGCCCTCCGAGGCGCAGTTCGCCACCAGCCAGGTCAAGGAGCAGGCCCGCCGGGCCGGCTACGAACACCTGCTCTCCTTCGACCTGGACCCGCGCGACTACGCCGACCCGGGCGCGGACGCGGTGCAGCGCCGGATCCTCGGCGCGGTCAAGCCCGGCTCGATCGTCGCCCTGCACATGGGCCACCAGGGCACGGTGGACGCGCTGCCCGCCGTGCTGGACGGGCTGCGCGAGCGCGGCCTCACCGCGGTGACGGCCAGTCGGCTGTGCGCCGCCACCTGA
- a CDS encoding alpha-amylase family glycosyl hydrolase — protein sequence MTRSVPDWLAEGVLYQVYPQSFADANGDGIGDLPGLTARLDHLAELGVTAVWLSPCFASEFGDAGYDVSDYLTIAPRYGTNADLVALVAAAREHGIRVLLDLVPGHTSHRHPWFRRSAADPADDRYVWSDRITAPVHEWIPNLGPRGGFYRANFYPIQPALNFGYARPHPAEPWRSPVDAPGPLANRAALREVMAHWFDLGVAGFRVDMAASLVKDDPGHLETGRLWGELREWLDAHYPDRALIAEWGDPATSVPAGLHADFFLHFNGRALRSLWDNGAGSQGRWADGRPCYFDAEGAGSPAEFLAAWTAADRAIKGAGLTALPTANHDFSRLTCGPRTREQTACAFAFLLSWPSLPVIYYGDEIGMRYLPGLPEKEGSQFGTEARQGSRTPMQWDGSPGAGFSSADPADFYLPLDPAVDRPNVADQRTDPDSLYRQVRRLVRLRRRTPELSTGGTVTVLGAGYPLVYRRGEHHLVVVNPRREPAELLLPEPVGPATGLVVRGAAVDGRRIGAEGFGYGIFRL from the coding sequence ATGACCCGCTCCGTCCCCGACTGGCTCGCCGAGGGCGTGCTCTACCAGGTCTACCCGCAGTCCTTCGCCGACGCGAACGGCGACGGCATCGGCGACCTGCCCGGCCTGACCGCCCGGCTCGACCACCTGGCCGAGCTGGGCGTCACCGCGGTCTGGCTCAGCCCGTGCTTCGCCTCCGAGTTCGGCGACGCCGGCTACGACGTCAGCGACTACCTGACCATCGCCCCGCGCTACGGCACCAACGCCGACCTGGTCGCGCTGGTCGCCGCCGCCCGCGAGCACGGCATCCGGGTGCTGCTGGACCTGGTGCCCGGTCACACCTCGCACCGCCACCCCTGGTTCCGGCGCTCCGCCGCGGACCCGGCCGACGACCGGTACGTCTGGTCGGACCGGATCACCGCCCCGGTCCACGAGTGGATCCCCAACCTGGGCCCGCGCGGCGGCTTCTACCGGGCCAACTTCTACCCGATCCAGCCCGCGCTCAACTTCGGCTACGCCCGCCCGCACCCGGCCGAGCCCTGGCGCAGCCCGGTGGACGCCCCGGGCCCGCTCGCCAACCGGGCGGCGCTGCGCGAGGTCATGGCGCACTGGTTCGACCTCGGGGTGGCCGGCTTCCGGGTGGACATGGCCGCCTCCCTGGTCAAGGACGACCCCGGGCACCTGGAGACCGGGCGGCTCTGGGGCGAGCTGCGCGAGTGGCTGGACGCGCACTACCCGGACCGGGCGCTGATCGCCGAGTGGGGCGACCCGGCCACCTCCGTCCCGGCCGGCCTGCACGCCGACTTCTTCCTGCACTTCAACGGCCGGGCGCTGCGCTCGCTCTGGGACAACGGCGCCGGCAGCCAGGGCCGCTGGGCCGACGGCCGGCCCTGCTACTTCGACGCCGAGGGCGCCGGCTCCCCCGCCGAGTTCCTGGCCGCCTGGACCGCGGCCGACCGGGCGATCAAGGGCGCCGGGCTGACCGCGCTGCCCACCGCCAACCACGACTTCTCCCGGCTCACCTGCGGCCCGCGCACCCGCGAGCAGACCGCCTGCGCCTTCGCCTTCCTGCTCAGCTGGCCCAGCCTGCCGGTGATCTACTACGGCGACGAGATCGGCATGCGCTACCTGCCCGGGCTGCCGGAGAAGGAGGGCAGCCAGTTCGGCACCGAGGCCCGGCAGGGCTCGCGCACCCCGATGCAGTGGGACGGCTCGCCGGGCGCCGGTTTCTCCAGCGCCGACCCGGCCGACTTCTACCTCCCGCTCGACCCGGCCGTGGACCGGCCGAACGTGGCGGACCAGCGCACCGACCCGGACTCGCTCTACCGGCAGGTGCGCCGGCTGGTCCGGCTGCGCCGGCGGACCCCGGAGCTGTCCACCGGCGGCACGGTGACGGTGCTGGGCGCCGGCTACCCGCTGGTCTACCGGCGGGGCGAGCACCACCTCGTGGTGGTCAACCCGCGCCGGGAGCCGGCCGAGCTGCTGCTGCCCGAGCCGGTCGGGCCGGCCACCGGGCTCGTGGTGCGCGGCGCAGCGGTGGACGGACGGCGGATCGGCGCCGAGGGCTTCGGCTACGGGATCTTCCGGCTCTGA
- a CDS encoding class F sortase — protein sequence MSPKVPHDGDPAPFNEKLSRRRRNALFAALLSCLLGLVLIHRSADPRPALPPRQPTAAQAAAASPSAQAKRTVPAVAVPDARPTRLSIPAIGVTAPFTGLSLGSNGVLNAPPPDDTNLVGWYQGGTVPGNKGPAIVLGHVDTQTAPAVFWGLSTLTQGATVDIDRDDLVTATFTVDSVEVFAKDAFPDDRVYGPTQDAQLRLITCGGAYDRQRGDYTANVVVFAHLSGLRET from the coding sequence ATGAGCCCCAAGGTTCCCCACGACGGCGACCCCGCCCCGTTCAACGAGAAGCTCAGCCGTCGGCGCCGGAACGCGCTCTTCGCCGCGCTGCTCAGCTGCCTGCTCGGCCTGGTGCTGATCCACCGCTCCGCCGACCCGCGCCCGGCCCTGCCGCCCCGTCAGCCCACCGCCGCCCAGGCCGCCGCCGCGAGCCCGAGCGCCCAGGCGAAGCGGACCGTCCCGGCCGTGGCGGTGCCGGACGCCCGCCCGACCCGGCTGTCGATCCCGGCGATCGGCGTCACCGCCCCGTTCACCGGCCTGAGCCTCGGCTCCAACGGCGTGCTCAACGCCCCGCCGCCGGACGACACCAACCTGGTCGGCTGGTACCAGGGCGGCACGGTGCCCGGCAACAAGGGCCCGGCGATCGTGCTCGGCCACGTCGACACCCAGACCGCGCCGGCCGTCTTCTGGGGCCTGTCCACGCTCACCCAGGGCGCGACCGTGGACATCGACCGCGACGACCTGGTGACCGCCACCTTCACCGTGGACAGCGTGGAGGTCTTCGCGAAGGACGCCTTCCCGGACGACCGGGTCTACGGCCCCACCCAGGACGCCCAGTTGCGGCTGATCACCTGCGGCGGCGCCTACGACCGGCAGCGCGGCGACTACACCGCCAACGTCGTGGTCTTCGCCCACCTCAGCGGCCTGCGCGAGACCTGA
- a CDS encoding DUF1876 domain-containing protein, translating to MTNTLVGWHIEVEFAEEGAHTAAAVLLRLPDGRELRARGDTSRHPADPEQERVGEEVATARALQALARQLLDKAHEEIDDLGAVPSYPL from the coding sequence ATGACGAACACGCTGGTCGGATGGCACATCGAGGTCGAGTTCGCCGAGGAGGGCGCGCACACGGCGGCGGCGGTGCTGCTCCGGCTGCCCGACGGCCGGGAGCTGCGCGCCCGCGGCGACACCAGCAGGCACCCGGCCGATCCCGAGCAGGAGCGGGTCGGCGAGGAGGTGGCCACGGCCCGTGCCTTGCAGGCGCTGGCCAGGCAACTGCTGGACAAGGCGCACGAGGAGATCGACGACCTGGGCGCGGTGCCGAGCTACCCGCTCTGA